A stretch of DNA from Pseudomonas sp. HN11:
CTACGACAAAGGCTCGCAACTGCCGGATATCACCCTGCGCAATGCCAATGGCGACGTGGTGCAACTGGCCGATTACAAAGGCGGCCCGCTGGTGATCAACCTGTGGGCCACCTGGTGCCCGCCATGCCGTCGCGAAATGCCCGTACTGGAGCGTGCCCAACATCAACGCCCCGACGTGACCTTCCTGTTCGTCAACCAGGCCGAAAGCATGCAAAGCGTCAGCACCTTTCTCGCCACCCAAGGCCTGACCCTCGATAACGTTTTATTCGATGCCAGCGGCCGCCTCGGCCAGGCCGTGGGCTCCATGGCCTTGCCTACCACCCTGTTCTACCAAGCCGATGGGCGCCTGATCAACAGCCACCTCGGTGAACTGTCCCACGCCAGCCTGGCCCGTGCCATGGAACCTTTCGACTCCACTCCTGCTGCCATAAGGAAACCGACATGCCCCGCCTCCGCCACCTGCTGACCCTGCTGCCGCTGACGCTTGCCGCCACCCTGGCCCAGGCCGAAGACTGGCCGGCGCCGATCAAACAGATCGAAGCCAAGGGCGCCAAGATCCTCGGCAAGTTCGACGCCCCCAGCGGCCTCACCGGCTACGCCGCCCAGTATCAGAACCGTGGCATGGCCCTGTACCTGACCGCCGACGGCAAAAACGTGATCGCTGGCAACCTGTACGACGCCCAAGGCAACGACCTTAGCAGCGCGCCCCTGGAAAAACTGGTGTACGCGCCGATGGCCAAGGAAGTCTGGGCCAAAATGGAAAAAAGCAGCTGGATCCAGGACGGCGATGTGAAAGCTCCACGCATCGTCTACCTGTTCAGCGACCCCAACTGCCCGTACTGCAACATGTTCTGGGAACAGGCCCGCCCGTGGGTAAAGGCCGGCAAGGTGCAGTTGCGCCACATCATGGTCGGTATCATCCGCGAAGACAGCCCGGGTAAATCGGCTGCGTTGTTCGCCGCCAAAGACCCGCAAAAAGCCCTGGAAGAACACGAAGCTGCTGGCAAGGGCAGCAAGCTGCAGGCACTGGACAAGATCCCGGCGGACATTGAGGCCAAACTTGATGGGAATATGAAGTTGATGGATGAGCTGGAATTGTCGGCGACGCCAGCGATTTTCTATCTGGATGACAAGGGAGGGTTGCAGCAACAGCAGGGAGCACCATCGCCGGAGAAGTTGGGGAAGATCATGGGCCCGAAATAGCTGGCACCTGTCAGGCCCTCGTCGCACCACAGCGATGAGGGTCTGACAGGAAAGAAAGGTTAAAGCCCCTCCAGCTCCGCCATCAAATCACTCAACCGATCCACCTTCTCGGCACTGATTTCATTCCCCGCCAACCCGTCGATGTACTCAGCCAACTCCCCCACCGTGCTGCACTCGAACATCGCTCGCAATGGTACATTCCGCTGCAAGGTCTTCTGCACCCGCGAGGCAATCTGCGTGGCCAGCAACGAATGCCCGCCCAGTTCGAAGAAGTTGTCTTGCACCCCTACCCTTTCGACCTTCAACACCTCGGCCCAGATCGCGGCCAAGGTGGTTTCCAGCTCGTTGCGCGGCGCCAGGTAGTCCTGGCTTTGCAATTGGCCGATCTCCAGGGCTGGCAGCGCTTTGCGGTCGAGTTTGCCGTTGGCGTTGAGTGGCAGGCGGTCGAGCCAGAGCCAGTGCAGCGGCACCATGTATTCCGGCAGCTCGGCGCGCAGGCGTTGCTTGATGCGGTCGAGGCGTTCGCTTGGGTTCAGTGCCTCATCCGCCGCCACCAGGTAGCCGACCAGGTGCTTGCCGTTGACGCCTTCCTGCACGCCTACCGCCGCATCGCGCAATTCCGGTTGTTCGTGCAGGCGCGCTTCGATTTCACCCAGTTCGATGCGGTAGCCGCGAATCTTCACTTGATGGTCGACACGCCCGACGTATTCCAGCACACCGTCACTGCGCCGGCGCGCGAGGTCGCCGGTGCGGTAGAGGCGTTCGCCCGCTGCGCCGAACGGGTTGGGTACAAACACGGGAGCGGTGCGCAGCGGGTCGCTGACGTAGCCGCGACCGACGCCCGTACCGGCAACGCACAGCTCACCCACAGCACCTTGCGGCACCAACTCCAGCGCGCCATCCAGCAGATACAAACGGTTATTGTCGGTCGGCGTACCAATCGGCAAGTAGGTGCCACGGGTAGACGCGAGGTCGACGCGATAGAACGCCACATCGTCCGAACATTCCGCCGGGCCATAAGCGTTCACCAGCCCGATTTCTGGGTAACGCAACAACCACTGGTGCGCCAGCTCCGGCGGCATCGCTTCGCCGGTCGGTAACATCCAGCGCAGACCGTCCAGGCCGATACGGTCCTGAGCCAGCATGCCCTGAATCAGCGAGGGCACGCTTTCCAGCACGGTAATCCGTTGAGCCTGGACGTGTTCCAGCAGACCTTGGGGATCATGAGCGATGGTATTTGGCACGATATCCACCCGTGCGCCAAACAGCGGCGCGGCAAGGAACTGCCACACGGAAATATCGAAGCTCTGCGAAGCGGTCTGCGCGATCACATCCGCGTCGCTCAGATTCAGGTACGGCACCTTGCTCAACTGGTTATTGAGCATGCCGCGCTGTTCGACCATCACACCTTTTGGCAGGCCGGTGGAGCCGGAGGTGTAGATCACGTAGGCGAGGTTGTCCGGGCGACTGTAGACGCCGGGGTTTTCGCCACGTGCCGGTAACTCTTCCCACACCAGCAACTGGCAGTCGAAACCCTCCAGCAATTCGATGGCCTGCTCGCGGGATGCTTCGGTGCAGACCAGCAACGGCGTACGACTCAGGTCGATGATGCTGCGCAGGCGCTGGCTCGGCAGGCCTGGATCCAGCGGCAGATAACCGGCACCGGCCTTGAAGCTGCCGATGATCATGCCGAGCAGGTCGAGATTGCGCTCGGCCAGCAACGCCACCGGTTGATCCAGACCGACACCCGCTGCAATAAGCGCATGGCCCAGGCCGTTGCTGCGGCGGTTCAACTCTTCATAAGTCCATTGCTGGTCGAGGCAACTGGCGGCGATTCGCTGCGGATGCGCGGCCACCTGTTCCTCGAACAGTTCAACATAGCTGCGCTCCAGCGGATACTCATGCTCACTCTGGTTGCAGCCCTCCACCAGAAACGCGCGCTCCTGCTCGCCCATCAGCGGCAGGTCGGCCATGTCGCCGTGGAAGCCTTGGACCAACGCCAGCAGCAGGCGCTTGAACTCGCCGAGCATGCCTTGCACGGTAGTTTCATCGAAATAGCGCCGGTCGTAGGACAGGTGCAGGCCCAGGTCGTCGCCCGGATAGCACACGGCGGTCAGCGGGAAGTTGGTGTGGGTGCGGCCGGAATCCGAGGTGGCATTCAGGCTTTGCGCGCGGTCCAGCACCGAGACTTCCACCGGGGCATTTTCGAACACAAACAGGCTGTCGAACAGCGGCTGGCCCTTGGGCAACTCACTGTGTTCCTGGATGGTCACCAGTGGCAGGTATTCGTACTCGCGCAGTTGCATGTTGCTGTCGAGCAGGCCGCTCAACCACTGGCGTACGCTGCAACGCTGGTCGTCCTCAGGCAGTTTCACCCGCAGCGCGATGCTGTTGATGAACAGGCCGACCGTGCGTTGCATCTCCGGCATGTCCACCGGGCGCCCCGCTACGGTCACACCGAACAACACGTCGCGGTCGCCGCTCAAACGGCGCAGCACCAGCGCCCATGCCGCCTGGGCAAACGTATTGACGGTCAGTTGGTGAGCTTGGGCCAGTTCGCGCAGTTGCGCACCGTCGCGGGCATCCAGTCGGGTGTAGCAATCGCCCACCACCATGCCGCCGCTATGGCCCGCGTGTTCACGCAGGAACGGCCGGTCGCTCGGGATCGGCGTGGTGCGTTCGAAGCCCTGTAGGTTCTGCCGCCACCATTGGCGTGCTTCATTCAGGTTCTGGCGTTGCAGCCAGGCGATGTAGTCGCGGTAACGCGGCGGTGTAGCCAGTTGCGCCTCGCGGCCTTCACCCAAGGCCATGTAGAGTTCGAAGAAGTCATTCATCAGCAACGAACGGCACCAGGCATCGATGAGGATGTGGTGGTTGCTCATCATGAACCAGTAGCGCTCAGCGCCGACACGGATCAGACGCAAATGGAACGGCGCCTGGTTGAGCAGATCGAAACCGGCTTCACGCTCGAGCTTGAGCAGCGCTTGCAAACGCGGTTCCTGTTCGCTTTGCGGATCGTTGCTCCAGTCCAGGTACTCAATTGGCGTGCTGCCCGGCTTGTGGATCACTTGCAGCATGTCTTCGCCGACGTTCCAGCAGAACGACGCGCGCAGGGCTTCGTGACGGGCGATCACCGCCTGCCAGGCCTGGGCGAAGCGCTCGGGGTCCAAGGCGCTGTTGATGCGGTAGCGGTCCTGCATGTAGTAGAGACCGGTACCGGGCTCCAGCAGAGTGTGCAGTAGCAGGCCTTCCTGCATCGGGGTCAGCGGGTAGACGTCTTCGATGGCGCTGGCGGCAATCGGCAAGCTGTCGAGTTGCGACTGGGTCAGGTGGGCCAATGGGAAATCGGAAGGCGTGAGGCCACCGGCGTCGTCTTGGAGGCAATGCTGGATCAGGCTTTGCAATTCGGCGAGGTAGGCATCGGCCAGTGCATGGATGCTCTGTTGATCGTGGCGCTCGCGACTGAAGGTCCAGCGCAGCACCAGTTCACCACCGTACACCTGGCTGTCGACGCTCAACTCGTTGGGCAGCGGCGCGTCCGAGTCATGGGCCAGGCCGGCGGATTCGTCCAGCGGGTGGAACAGCGCATCGGCGCCGAAGCTCTGGTCGAATTGGCCGAGGTAGTTGAAGGTAATCTGCGCGCCCGGCAGCGCGGCCATGCTCTGTTTGCACAGGTCGTCGGCCAGGTAGCGCAGCACGCCATAACCCAGGCCTTTATGGGGCACCGCGCGCAGTTGTTCCTTGATTGCCTTGATCGAATCGCCCTGCCCGGCTTGCGGGGTCAGGCGCAGCGGGTAGGCACTGGTGAACCAGCCGACAGTGCGGGTCAGGTCGATGTCATCGAACAGGGTTTCGCGGCCATGACCTTCCAGTTGGATCAGCGCTGAGGCGTGACCACTCCAGCGGCACAATACACGGGCCAACGCAGTCAGCAACAGGTCGTTGACCTGAGTGCGATAGGCGCTTGGCGCTTGTTGCAGCAACTGTCGGGTGCGTGCGGCGTCCAGGCGCACGCTGATGGTTTCGGCATCGCGGTTGCGCATCGAACCGTGCGGGCGAGCTACCGGCAATACCGCGTCAGGGCCGGCCAGTTGGTCTCGCCAGACGCTCAATTCCTCACGCAAGGATTCGCTGCCGGCGTAGGCCTGCAAGCGCGCGGCCCAGTCCCGCAGGGCACTGGTCTTGGCCGGCAGGCTGACGGATGGGCCGTCGCTCAGTTGGCGGTAGACGTTTTGCAGGTCTTCCAACAACACGCGCCACGACACGCCGTCCACCACCAGGTGATGGATTACGATCAACAGGCGTTGCTGCCCCTCGGGCCCGTCCACCAGCAAGGCGCGTAGCAGTGGGCCGTGTTCCAAGTCGAGGCTGCGTTGGGTGTCGGTGAATAGTGCGGTGCAGTGCGCCATGTCGCGCACTTGCGCCTGCATCAGCACACCGCCTTGCGGAACGGCACTGTGTTCGGCGTGCCATTGCGCGTCGCGCTGGGAGAAACTCAGGCGCAGGGCATCGTGGTGTTCCAGCACCGCCAGCAACGCTTGCTCCAGGCGATGGGGGTCGAGCAGTTGCAGCGGCTTGAGGACCAGCGCCTGGTTCCAGTGCTGACGGTTCGGGATCTCGGTGTCGAAGAACCACTGCTGGATCGGCGTGAGGCTCGAACTGCCGGTAATCACGCCTTGCTCTGCGGTGATTTGCTTGGAGCGCGTGGCCACGGCGGCCAAGGTCTGCACCGTCTGATGCTGGAACAGGTCGCGGGGGCTGAAATGAATCCCCGCCTGCCGCGCACGGCTGACCACCTGGATCGACAGGATCGAGTCACCACCCAGCTCAAAGAAGTTATCGTCCAGGCCGACTTGCTGCACGTTCAGCACCGCACGCCAAATCGCCGCCAAGGTGCTTTCAAGCTCATTGCGGGGTGCCACATAATGTTGACGGTTGGCTTCGGGGTCCGGTTGCGGCAAGGCACGACGGTCGAGTTTGCCGTTGGCGGTCAGCGGCATGCTGTCCAGCACGATCAGATGCGCGGGCACCATGTAGTCCGGCAGCTGCGCCTTGAGATGGGTCTTCAGCACATCGCGTAATGCGCAGTGCTCGGCCTCGCTGACCAGGTACGCCACCAGCTGTTTGCCGCTCGGTGAATCCAGCGCCAACACCACCGCTTCGCGCACGGCCTCGTGTTCCAACAGACGGGTTTCGATCTCGCCCAGTTCAATACGGAAACCACGGATCTTCACCTGATGGTCGATGCGTCCCAGGTACTCCACCAGGCCATCGACGCGTTGGCGCACCAGGTCGCCGGTGCGATACAGACGGCCGCCGTTGCTCGCGAATGGATCGGCGACAAACCGTTCCGCCGTCATGCCCGGACGCTGATGATACCCCTGGGCCAGACCCGCGCCGCCGACATACAACTCACCGGTCGCCCCCTGCGGCACCAGGGCCAGGTCGGCGTCGAGAATGTAGGCCACACGGTCGCCGACGATGCTGCCGATCGGCACGCTGGCGGCGCCCTCCTCCAACTGCTCGGGCGCTAGGCTGGCCAGCGGCATCACCACGGTTTCAGTCGGGCCATAGGCGTTGAAGAACACCTGGGGTTTGAACGCGGCACGAATACGCTGCAAGTGTTCTCCGGTCAGGGCTTCGCCGCCGGTGATGCACATGCGCACCGGCAAGGTCTGCTGCTGGCTCGCCAACCACTGCGCCAACTGGCTGCCGTAGCTCGGTGTAAAGCCCAGGATGTTGATGCCATGGGTGCGGATCAATCCGCAGATTTCTTCTGCGTCCCACT
This window harbors:
- a CDS encoding TlpA disulfide reductase family protein, whose amino-acid sequence is MLTLTIGTFAIALNHLLLISALILATLVGWRVAKRGGENPESVLFSLFLLGILAARISFVLMYWGEYSNDWLQMVDLRDGGFLAWPGVIALILGALAYGWRRPALRKPLSAGVVTGLVFWGMASLSLSLYDKGSQLPDITLRNANGDVVQLADYKGGPLVINLWATWCPPCRREMPVLERAQHQRPDVTFLFVNQAESMQSVSTFLATQGLTLDNVLFDASGRLGQAVGSMALPTTLFYQADGRLINSHLGELSHASLARAMEPFDSTPAAIRKPTCPASATC
- the dsbG gene encoding thiol:disulfide interchange protein DsbG, producing MPRLRHLLTLLPLTLAATLAQAEDWPAPIKQIEAKGAKILGKFDAPSGLTGYAAQYQNRGMALYLTADGKNVIAGNLYDAQGNDLSSAPLEKLVYAPMAKEVWAKMEKSSWIQDGDVKAPRIVYLFSDPNCPYCNMFWEQARPWVKAGKVQLRHIMVGIIREDSPGKSAALFAAKDPQKALEEHEAAGKGSKLQALDKIPADIEAKLDGNMKLMDELELSATPAIFYLDDKGGLQQQQGAPSPEKLGKIMGPK